In one Rutidosis leptorrhynchoides isolate AG116_Rl617_1_P2 chromosome 8, CSIRO_AGI_Rlap_v1, whole genome shotgun sequence genomic region, the following are encoded:
- the LOC139861687 gene encoding uncharacterized protein isoform X3 — translation MERSVCLSVYLHGTSSYAGEVRSENDRTLPNPVLVMPPIEVDTQLDGPELVMLIANSGLLLKLSNSMVPLVFPMMNAIVFILFVVRFFGIKNILNYNLFVVVIAVKMVV, via the exons AGTGTCTACTTGCATGGGACATCCAGTTATGCAG GTGAAGTAAGATCAGAGAATGACCGTACTTTACCAAACCCTGTATTAGTCATGCCTCCGATTGAAG TGGACACTCAGCTGGATGGACCAGAATTGGTAATGTTGATTGCAAACAGTGGGCTGCTACTAAAACTTTCAAACTCTATGGTACCATTG GTGTTTCCGATGATGAATGCTATAGTGTTTATACTTTTTGTGGTTCGGTTTTTTGGTATAAAGAACATCTTAAATTATAACTTATTCGTCGTCGTCATTGCTGTGAAAATGGTTGTGTAA
- the LOC139861687 gene encoding uncharacterized protein isoform X1 codes for MDGVVSSYGAECLPECLLAWDIQLCRYVSSVLCYILGFFCLVAEKFSPLSVLTGEVRSENDRTLPNPVLVMPPIEVDTQLDGPELVMLIANSGLLLKLSNSMVPLVFPMMNAIVFILFVVRFFGIKNILNYNLFVVVIAVKMVV; via the exons AGTGTCTACTTGCATGGGACATCCAGTTATGCAGGTATGTGTCCTCTGTTCTTTGTTATATTCTTGGATTTTTCTGTTTGGTGGCGGAAAAGTTttctcctctttcggttctgacAGGTGAAGTAAGATCAGAGAATGACCGTACTTTACCAAACCCTGTATTAGTCATGCCTCCGATTGAAG TGGACACTCAGCTGGATGGACCAGAATTGGTAATGTTGATTGCAAACAGTGGGCTGCTACTAAAACTTTCAAACTCTATGGTACCATTG GTGTTTCCGATGATGAATGCTATAGTGTTTATACTTTTTGTGGTTCGGTTTTTTGGTATAAAGAACATCTTAAATTATAACTTATTCGTCGTCGTCATTGCTGTGAAAATGGTTGTGTAA